Below is a genomic region from Miscanthus floridulus cultivar M001 chromosome 1, ASM1932011v1, whole genome shotgun sequence.
tctttttttttagaTGATAACGGAGAAGTtccgattttagatgaattctgACTTGGTTGCCAGTTGCCACCGGTGTCGTCCAGCCAAACACGTCCCAGATAAATCGGATTTTACTGTAGTCACTAGCCGAAGCTGGCATCACTCGTGAGATCATCATCGTCAATGTATGGAAATGCTTTGTTTCCGAGCTAATAGGGGATTAAACACCCCATCTAATAATCCAATTAATACCTTAAAATGAGTTACCGCCCAACAAAAAGTTATTAGCTAGCTCCCGTAACTTAAATACACCTAATTGTTaattattactccctccgtcctaaaaaaaaaatgcaattctagttTTGAACCTGGACACGCGCCGTGTCCCGGTTCAAAGCTAGAATTGTGTGTTAATAGAAAGATAGTACTGTACTAGCTGGCCAGTCAGCAGCTAACCTAGTAAAAATCTCAACTCTGCAGTCCCTTAATTCTGACGGGCGGGGCCTGCATGTCAGGCACAGCCTCACCACCGCGTCGACCGTCGACCCAGCCCCTGCAGCTCTTGAgccgagcaggagcaggagcagcaacgGGGAGCGGTGGGTGCGGCCCGTGGGCCGTGGCAGTGCCACTCCTTGGCTACCCTCCCAGTTCACTCTGCCCCCGCCTATATAAAAACTCGGCACTCCGTGGTGCCGCCGTGCGTCGTTCGCCTCCGCCAATCCGGTTATCCCGCAGACAGAGCCACCGCTTCAGTCAAACGTGACCGAGGCTCGCTCCGCCTCTCTACGTAGAATCAATCGTAGATCCTTGAGGCCGCGAGCGCGAGCGGCGGCTGCCGGCGGACACCGCGGAGGGAGATGGAGGCGAGGTACGAGGCGCTGCGTCGCGCCAcggaggaggtggcggcggtggacgCGCACGCGCACAACCTGGTGGAGCACGGCTCGGCGTTCCCCTTTCTGCGCTGCTTCTCCGAGGCCGAGGGGGATGCGCTCGCGCTCGCGCCCCACTCGCTCTCCTTCAAGGTAAGCCGCCGCCCGCCACTTCCCACGACTAGCACTACTCCCGTCCCGCTCCGCTCCGCCACGGGGCCCCGCTTCCTCCCCGGTCCTGTCCTGCGCAGCTgtgctcttggagcttgctctgCTGGTACTCTCCTAGCGGTATATTCGAAATCGCGACATTGATGGCAGCCTGCAGGCTGGGTTACCGTGCTAGATCGTGTCGATTGAGGTTTTCGTTGGCATATTTTagacctgtttggcagggctcctctccggcttcggcttcggcttcggctccggctcctccagatGAGCCCTGCCAAATGTTTTCTTGGAagagccgtttttcagtaaaaaataGAGGAGCCGAAGCCGTTTTAGAGGAGCCacatggctcctccaaaacggctccggctcctccggaggagcccctcagaaggagccgtgccaaacaggtCCTTAATAGTTTTATTGGCGGTCCCTGATGTGCAAACGCTGCTATACGTATGATTCAACTCCGTGTTCCTGAATTCACTAGTACTGTGGATCAACTCAAGAAATTATTTTAGAAGGTGGCAAGTAGTCCTGATTTGATTGCTTGCTCACACAGCTAACTAAACAAGTGCTACTAGTTGGTTTTGGAGGGTAGTGCAGGGTTCAAAGGGCACATATATAACTGATAGACATGAATGCAAATTTACTGCAATTGACCAGCTTGTTTTAGCAGAATATGCTGAGCTCGTCGTTTTCTGCAGTGCGGCATGCAGATGGCAGCAGCATTATGGGCTGCCTTGCCATCGTGCAGTAGAACGTGGTGGCTGTATAGTACTCCGCCTTTGATCGTCTCCTTGCCTCCTGATGAGTCATCAATGCCTGGGGTCCTTGTGAGTGGTGGGGCTGCTTGTTCCGAAACTGGAACCGAGTCTTGCGTATATGCACATGAGGAGCTGGTCTGGAATGCCCAGCCAAGTGTCCGTGGCCTCAGGGGTTGTGGGGCAATTTTCCAGCAGCTTTTATCCATGTTAGTAATTACAGAGTCAGTAGGCCTCCTACTAGCTTTTTGGCCTAAGTATCGTTGCCCTTGCCCTGCGATTAGCCAATTACTATAGCACTTGCAACATATTTTTGTTAGATTTCTCTTTCAATAGCGTGTGGGGAAATCTGATGCAAGGCATGTGCCCGTTTATGTAGTAGAATGTTTTTATAAGGCACCTAACCTACGTAAGGGTGCACTATCATATAACTCATTACATCCGTGGAACCTCATGAAATGCTCAAATGCAGAGAAGCTTGAGGGACATCGCTGCATTGTACAAATGTGAGCCCTTACTTGAGAAGGTGGAGAAGTTCAGAAGTGCTGAAGGATTGAAATCGATTGGCTCCAAATGCTTCCAAGCTGCCAACATATCTGTCATCCTTATAGATGATGGCATAGCATTCGACAAAATGCTAGACTTGGAGTCTCACAAGGCATTTGCTCCTGTAGTTGGCAGAGTTCTGAGAATAGAAAGGCTAGCAGAAACAATCATCAATGATGTGAGTGTATttctcttgtttttctctctagGTATTACATTTTTTTTCTGTATTCACTTTTTTTTGTTACTAAGTGCAAAGGTTGCTTGGGAAAAATTTATACTTTAGCAAAATAGCATGACCATTCATTATGGAACCAGTAACCTATATTACATTTCTTATACTGAAATATCAGATCAGCTATTTGTAGTTAATAATCCATTTTAACTACTTTTTAAAAAGTAATGTTTAGTCAACTTGCACGATTACCATTTTCAGGAGTCATTCAGTGGATCAAGCTGGACACTGGACTCGTTCACTGAAAGCTACATAGCTAAGCTGAATTCATATCCTCCAGATTTTTCAATACCCTTTGCAAGCCAATTGGATTATTTTTCTTTAGTTCATTTTGATTTAGGAATATCCTTAACTTATTGCTCACAGTTTCTAACCAAATTGTTGCATTAAAAAGCATAGCTGCATATAGAAGCGGCTTAGAGATCAATCCCAATGTTAGCAAGACCGATGCAGAGGATGGTCTTCGTAAGGAGCTAACAGGTAGACACTTTTTTTTTGGTCATGGAGATAGAACGCCTAAAACAATCTCAACAAAATTTGCAATTATGTTCCTTCATGTTTTTCAGGTCCTAGGCCATTT
It encodes:
- the LOC136536725 gene encoding protein fluG-like isoform X1, which translates into the protein MEARYEALRRATEEVAAVDAHAHNLVEHGSAFPFLRCFSEAEGDALALAPHSLSFKRSLRDIAALYKCEPLLEKVEKFRSAEGLKSIGSKCFQAANISVILIDDGIAFDKMLDLESHKAFAPVVGRVLRIERLAETIINDESFSGSSWTLDSFTESYIAKLNSVSNQIVALKSIAAYRSGLEINPNVSKTDAEDGLRKELTGPRPFRITNKNLIDYLFTCSLGIAVSLNLPVQIHTGFGDKDLDLRKCNPLHLRAVLEDERFAKCQIVLLHASYPFSKEASYLASVYSQVYLDFGLATPKLSVHGMTSSLKELLELAPIKKVKRTSSD
- the LOC136536725 gene encoding protein fluG-like isoform X2 — protein: MEARYEALRRATEEVAAVDAHAHNLVEHGSAFPFLRCFSEAEGDALALAPHSLSFKRSLRDIAALYKCEPLLEKVEKFRSAEGLKSIGSKCFQAANISVILIDDGIAFDKMLDLESHKAFAPVVGRVLRIERLAETIINDESFSGSSWTLDSFTESYIAKLNSVSNQIVALKSIAAYRSGLEINPNVSKTDAEDGLRKELTVLELLFHLTCQCKFTQVLEIRTWTCESATHYICVLFLRTKDLLSAKLFFYMLLIHFLRKHPILHLFTPRSTLILAWRLQNLVFME